The Desulfovibrio legallii genome window below encodes:
- a CDS encoding RsmB/NOP family class I SAM-dependent RNA methyltransferase: MGFPKGFGKLRVTARNAALRTLLLTDAGMPVQAALDMALGAAPHAPAGQVGSAAFGTALAARDRHLCAELAYGCLRAEIRIDYVLGRVLPRPGGLPRPLRHILALGVYGLLLQDRTPPHAVLHEAVEQARTLYGPRLAGLTNGALRSVQRLGEAPRHEDFYRQGAADPLGALALFCAAPDWLARLWARAYGEADAALLLRRSCGRPWSGLRVNARRPEGAALLTALRALPGAAAVGDWGVALGPGELPESVMDRPLAHWQAQGALSFQSAGSQRVLAALDLYALEGPVWDMCAGYGGKTAALLERGVAVGLCTDSSFGRLRALPGHCARLGLHLPSVCLPPVCLADAARPPLARWPGSVLLDAPCSGLGVLARRPDIRRRGPERLAALTALQGRLLERAAALLEPGRCLAYITCTLNPDENEGVVAGLLRQHPDLRLEQRWQTPHDHPWLEGMFGALLRRRA; encoded by the coding sequence ATGGGTTTTCCAAAAGGGTTCGGCAAGTTGCGGGTTACGGCCCGCAATGCGGCTTTGCGGACTTTGCTGCTGACGGACGCGGGTATGCCCGTGCAGGCGGCCCTGGATATGGCCTTAGGTGCGGCCCCGCACGCCCCTGCGGGACAGGTTGGCAGTGCAGCCTTTGGCACGGCTTTGGCGGCGCGGGACCGGCATTTGTGCGCAGAACTGGCTTACGGCTGTCTGCGGGCGGAAATCCGCATTGATTATGTGCTGGGACGGGTATTGCCCAGGCCAGGAGGTCTGCCGCGCCCCTTGCGGCACATTTTGGCTTTGGGGGTCTATGGACTGCTGCTGCAGGACAGAACGCCCCCCCACGCCGTGCTGCACGAGGCCGTGGAACAGGCGCGGACCCTGTACGGACCACGGCTGGCCGGTCTGACCAACGGCGCGTTGCGTTCCGTGCAGCGCTTGGGAGAAGCCCCGCGCCATGAGGATTTTTACCGTCAGGGGGCGGCGGACCCGCTGGGCGCGCTGGCCCTGTTCTGCGCGGCTCCGGACTGGCTGGCCCGGCTCTGGGCGCGGGCCTATGGCGAAGCGGACGCGGCCCTGTTGTTGCGGCGTTCCTGCGGCCGCCCCTGGAGTGGACTGCGGGTCAATGCCCGCCGCCCTGAAGGCGCCGCCTTGCTGACGGCCTTGCGCGCCCTGCCCGGCGCGGCGGCCGTGGGCGATTGGGGCGTGGCCTTGGGGCCGGGGGAGCTGCCGGAAAGCGTGATGGATCGGCCGTTAGCCCACTGGCAGGCCCAGGGGGCGCTTTCGTTTCAGTCCGCAGGGTCGCAGCGCGTCCTTGCGGCCTTGGACCTGTACGCGCTGGAGGGCCCGGTGTGGGACATGTGCGCGGGCTACGGCGGCAAAACTGCGGCTTTGCTGGAGCGCGGCGTGGCCGTGGGCCTTTGTACGGACAGCAGCTTCGGGCGACTGCGGGCCCTGCCGGGGCACTGCGCTCGTCTGGGTCTGCACCTGCCGTCCGTGTGCCTGCCGCCCGTGTGCCTAGCGGACGCCGCGCGTCCGCCCCTGGCCCGCTGGCCCGGCTCTGTGCTGCTGGACGCGCCCTGTTCCGGCCTGGGCGTGCTGGCCCGTCGGCCGGACATCCGGCGTCGGGGGCCGGAGCGCCTGGCGGCGCTGACCGCCCTGCAAGGCCGGTTACTGGAGCGGGCAGCTGCCTTGCTGGAGCCTGGCCGCTGCCTGGCCTACATCACCTGCACCCTCAACCCCGACGAAAACGAGGGGGTCGTGGCAGGCCTGTTGCGGCAACATCCCGACCTGCGCCTGGAACAGCGCTGGCAGACCCCTCACGACCATCCTTGGCTGGAAGGCATGTTTGGCGCGCTGCTGCGGCGGCGGGCATAG